The following coding sequences lie in one Lemur catta isolate mLemCat1 chromosome 11, mLemCat1.pri, whole genome shotgun sequence genomic window:
- the AGBL3 gene encoding cytosolic carboxypeptidase 3 isoform X2, with translation MSASILKVSPPIHITKEIASQTLEEMSEESEKEDYSDRTISEEDESDEDTFMKFVSEDIHQCALLTANSIGDAFFPRTTQILLEYQLGRWVPRLREPRDLYGVSSSGPLSPTRWPYHCEVIDEKVKHIAVVRE, from the exons ATGTCAGCCTCAATACTGAAAGTGTCGCCT CCTATCCATATAACAAAAGAAATTGCAAGCCAAACACTGGAAGAGATGTCAGAAGAGTCAGAAAAGGAAGATTATTCAGACAGAACAATCAGTGAAGAAGATGAGTCA GATGAGGATACATTCATGAAATTTGTAAGTGAAGATATTCATCAGTGTGCACTTTTAACAG CTAACTCTATTGGAGACGCATTCTTCCCCCGGACTACACAGATACTATTGGAATATCAGCTAGGGAGATGGGTGCCACGTCTTCGTGAACCACGAGATCTATATGGTGTCTCTTCTTCTGGTCCACTGAGCCCAACACGGTGGCCATACCACTGTGAGGTCATTGATGAAAAAGTCAAGCATATTG CAGTggtgagagaatga